Within Desulfobacter sp., the genomic segment AAGATGAATTTGACATGGCGGCCCTGGGACAGGTGCTGGAGGAATTGGCTGAGGGGCAGATCAATTGGGCCGTTGTCCATACCTCCCGGCCCAGCCCCTTTGCCGCGGCCATGGCCTGGAACCAGATCAACCAGTACATGTACCGGGAAGACCAGCCGGCATCGGCCCGTTCCAGCCTTACAGACGAGCTGATAAAAGGCCTGATCTTTGACGAGGGCCTGCGGCCGGTTCTCCCCCAAAACATCCTTGAGGCCTTTGAACTCAAGCGGCAGCGCCTGGCCCCGGGATATGCCCCGGCCACCCCGGCCGACCTCCTGGACTGGGTCAAGGACCGGGTGGCCATTCCGGAAAAGGAGTGGCAGTTGCTGGAAGCGGGGCTGGAAAAGGAAATCGGCGCCCATGAAGCAGCCGCCCTAATGGCGGCGGTCCGGGACAAGCTGGACCGGATCCCGGGGGGCGGCGGCGACCTGGTTACGGCCCGGGAAAAAACCGGGGATATCCGTTCGGCATGGTACGGGCCCCGGATCGGTGTCAACGGTGATCCGGCCTTTGGAATCGCCCTGTTTTCCCAGTGGATTTCATTCTACGGCCCGGTTTCCCCGGCCTTCTGTACAAGGGTCCTGGGCCTGGATCATGGGCGCCTTGACCTGTTTATTTCCAGCCTTTCTGAAACAAAGGACCTGGTTACCGGCCGTCTGGCAGAGGAGGGCGGGGATGCGGATATCTGCGATGCGAAAAATTTTGAGACCTTGGTCCGCATGCAGAGGAAGGCCTCCCGCCCCGGGGACGAGCCCCTGGAGATCGGCCGGCTGCCCTTTTTTCTGGCCCAAACCCAGGGACTGGTAGGGAGCAACGGCGGCAGAGACCGGCTGGACAGCCTGTTCAGCACCCTGGAACAACTGGCCTGCCTCCCCCTGCCCGCAGGGCTGTGGGAGCGGGAGATCCTGCCGGCCCGGGTAAAGGGATACCATCCGTCCTTTCTGGACAGTGTTTTCCAGGAGGGGGAATTAAGGTGGATGGGGCATGAAAAGGAGCAGGTGCTTTTCTGCTTTGATCCGGATCTGGTTTTTTTTGAACCCGAGGAGGGGGCCGCTTCCTGGGATGGGGTCTTCACCTCCCCGGAGCAGCGGTTTGATTTTTCCACTCTCAAGTCACTCACCCAGCAGCCCGCTCCGGAACTCGCCGCGGACCTCTGGAAAGCGGTGTGGAAGGGGCGGCTTTCCAGTGATAATTTTCTGGCCCTGCGTCGGGGCATCCTCAATAAGTTCAAACTGCCCCGGGATCCGTCCGGGGCTGCCCGGAAAGGCTCCCGCCACAGCCGGCACCGGGGACTGAGGCGGTTCCGGCCCCGGGCCGGGGGCCAGGCGGATATGGCCGGCTTCTGGTTCCGGCCGGAGGGGCTGGGCGCCCCGGCCGGTGACGGCGACCTGGTGGACCGGGAGGAATTAAACAGGGAAAAGGCAAGGCTGCTTCTGGACCGGTACGGGATTTTGTTCCGGGAACTGGCGGCAAGGGAGGCACCGGGATTCCGGTGGGGGGATCTGTTCAAATCCCTCTATCTCATGGAATTGTCCGGGGAGGTGGTGGCAGGCTCCTTTTTCAAGGGGATAGAGGGCCCCCAGTTTATGTCTCCGGGTGCTTTCCGGCGGCTTAAGGCCGGTCCGGACCGGACTGCCGTATTCTGGATGAACGGAATGGACCCGGCCTCCCCCTGCGGCCTGGGGCCTGCGGTCCGCCGCTTAAAGCTGCCCCGGCGGCTGGCCTCCACCCACCTGGTTTACAGGGGGAACGACCTGGTGCTGGTCTCCCTTCGCAGCGGCCGGGAACTTGCCGTCCATGTGCCGCCGGAGGACCCGGGGCTGGCCGGATACCTGGCCCCCCTTCGCCATCTGCTGACCCGGCCCTTTGACCCGCTGCCCCGGGTTACCATCGAAACCATCAACGGCGGGCCGGCAGCGGCAAGCCCCTATAAACATATTTTCCAGGTGGAATTTGAGGTGGATGCCGGCCCCAGGACCCTGGACCTTTTCCAAAGGAGAGACCATGAGCCCCCGAAGTAAATCAGAAAATGATTCAACGCATACACCGGGTAACCTGCCTGAAGACAGGGATGATCGCCTTAATCCCTATGCCATTGACCGGATTACGGAAAAAATCGGGGTGCTGACCCGGCGGGAGACAGAGGCCCGTATCCTCATCCCCGTCATTGAATCCCTGGGGGAGGCCCTGGGCCGGGACAGGGTGGTTGAAATCGTCAGCCAGACCATTATGGGGATCGCCCGGGACCAGGGCCGGGAACTGGCCGCGGCCATGGGAGGAAATACCCCTGACCATTTCAGGGAGGCCCTGAAGTTCTGGACCCGGGACAATGCCCTGGAAATAAAAGTGGATGAAATCAGCGACACCCGGCTGAAGTTCCGGGTGACCCGGTGCCGGTATGCAGAGATGTACAGGGCCCTGGGCGCCGCCGGCCTGGGCCAAGTGTTTTCCTGCAACCGGGACGGGGCGCTCATGGAAGGGTTCAATCCCGGGGCGAGGATGATACGGCCCGCCACCATAATGGCCGGGAATGACTGCTGTGAATTTGACTACCAATTCCCTGAACCCGGGCAGGAAAATATATGACCATGCCGTCCGGAATTGATCTGCTGCCCCCGGGCCTGGAGAAAATGGCCGGCGTCGCCGCCCTGCCCGTGGTTGATGTACTGCCCGAACTGGACAGGGCATTGGCGGTCCGGAAGCGGGCCCTGGTCCAGGCCCCGCCCGGGGCCGGCAAGACCACCCTGGTCCCCCTGGCCCTTCAGAACAGACCCTGGCTGGAGAAGAAAAAAATTATCATGCTGGAGCCCCGGCGTCTGGCGGCCCGGGCCTGTGCCGCCCATATGGCGGGGCTTCTGGGGGAGAAACCCGGCCAGACCGTGGGGTTCCAGGTCCGCATGGACCGGTGCATCGGGCCTGCCACCCGGGTTGAAATCATCACCGAAGGCATCCTGACCCGGCGGATCCAGTCCGACCCCGGACTGGAAGGCGTGGGCCTGCTTATTTTTGACGAATTCCACGAACGCCACATCCACGGGGACCTGGGGCTGGCCCTCAGTCTGGAGGCGGCGGAGGTCTTTAATCCGGACCTGAGGATTCTGGTCATGTCCGCCACCATGGATACCCGGGCCCTTTCCACCATGATGGCGGATGCCCCGGTGATCCATTCGGAAGGGAAAACCTGGCCCGTGACCACCCACTACCTGGAAGGGGTGCCCGGGCCTGCCACCGGGCAGGCAGGGAGGGCCGGACGGTTCCGGGCCCGGCCCGGCGACAAGGCCGGGGAGATCCTCGGCCCCTGCTTCAGAACCGTGGTCAACGCCCTGGGGCAGGAGGAGGGGGACATCCTGGTATTCCTTCCCGGCGCCGCCCAGATCCGGGCCATGGCCGATGCCCTGGGGGAAAAGCTAAAGGGGGATAAGACCATCGGGGTGCATCCGCTTTTCGGCAACCTGCCGCCGGCGGCCCAGGCCTCGGCCATTGCCCCCTCGCCGCCGGGCCGGCGTAAGATCGTCCTGGCCACCCCCATTGCCGAAACCTCCCTGACCATCCAGGGGGTTCGGGTGGTGGTGGATTCCGGCCTGGCCAATGCCCCGCGGTTTTCTCCGGGCCGGGGCATGACTCGGTTGGAGACCCTTGCCGTATCAAAGGCCTCGGCAGACCAGCGCCGGGGCCGGGCCGGCCGGACCGGGCCCGGGGTATGCTACCGGCTCTGGTCCCGGCACCTGCACCAGGGGCTGGTCCCCTTTAACCGCCCGGAAATCCTCAATGCCGACCTGGCCCCCCTGGCCCTTGAACTGGCCCGGTGGGGGGTGGCGGATCCCGGCGATTTAAAATGGCTGGATCTGCCTCCCCAAACTAGCTTCAAGGCCGCCGTCACCCTGCTCAAACAGCTGGAGGCCCTGGACGGACAGGGCCGGATCACCGCCCACGGCCAGGCGCTCACCGAAGCCGGTACCCATCCCCGGCTGGCCCATATGATTCTCAAGGGAAAGGACCTGGGCAAAGGGTTCACCGCCTGCTGCCTGGCCGCCCTGGTGGAGGAGCGGGATTTTGTCTCCCCGGGACGGGCGGCCGCGGATCCGGATGCGGGGCTGCGCCTGGAAATCCTGGACGGCCTGGCCCGAAAAGGCCGCCGGGAGGGGGCAGGCGTTCATTTGAGCCGGGCAAAAGGCGTGCTGGACCGGGCCGGGCAATTGGCAAAACAGTTCAGGATCAAGGAAAGGAAAATTGACACTGCCGGCGCCGGAAGGCTGCTGGCCTTTGCCTGGCCGGAACGGATTGCGAAAAAACGTTCCCCGGGTTCCCTTGCCTACCTGGCCGCCTCGGGGGCCGGCCTTTTTTTCCGGTCGGACAATCCTGTTTCCAGCCGGGAGTTCATGGTGGCAGTCCATGTGGACGGAAATCCCAAAAACGCGGCGGTTTTTCTGGCGGCCGCCTATGATGCGGATGATCTGGAGCGGGATTTCGCCGGGGCCGTAGACATTCAGGACAGGGTTTTCTGGAACCGGGAAAAGGGGGCGGTGTCCGCCCTGTCCCGGACCCTGTACGGGCGGCTGGTGCTCCGGGAGCGGCCCATGGCCCGTCCCGATCCCGCAGCGGTGAAATCGGCCCTTATCCAGGGGATTGCAGACGCCGGACCGGCCAGCCTGGCCTGGCCCAAAGCCGCCGCTGCCTTCAGGCTCCGGGTGGGATTTTTAAGAACCCTGGATGATCCGGTTTTCAAAGGGCTGCCCGATCTGTCGGATGGCGGCCTGGCCGGTTCCCTGGAGACCTGGCTGGGGCCGTTTCTGGACGGGATCACCTCCCTGGCCGGCCTGAAACAGGTGGACCTGGACGGGGCCCTGAAGGGGCTGTTCTCCTGGGAGCAGCTTCAGCTGGTGGATGCCCATGCCCCCACCCATATAACGGTGCCTTCGGGCTCCAGGATTCCCATCCGGTACGGGGATGAAAACGGTCCCCTGGCATCCCCGGTGCTGGCGGTGCGGCTGCAGGAGATGTTCGGGCTGACGGCCACCCCGGCCCTGGCCCGGGGGCGGGTGCCCCTCACCCTTCACCTGCTTTCGCCGGCCTCCCGGCCGGTTCAGATCACCCGGGACCTTGCCAATTTCTGGCGACACACCTATAAAGAGGTGAAGAAAGATCTCATGGGCCGCTATCCCAAGCATTACTGGCCGGAGGATCCGGAAAATGCAGTGCCCACGGCCAGGGCAAAGCCCAGGAAAAAATAAAGGAGAATCACGATGAGAATTGAACAGCCCGGTCCTGTGACTCCCCGGATTACCCTGCTGGGGCGGAATGAATCCTGTGTCTACCTGGTGGACGGCGGGGATGAATACGCCCTGCTGGGGGGCGGAATGACCTATATCGTACCGGATATCCTCCGCCAGATTGATGAACTGGGGGTTGACCCGGAAAAGATCCGCAGGCTGGTGATCCACCATTCCCATTTTGACCATGTGGGCATCGTGCCCCGGCTCAAGGCGCTCTGGCCCTGGATGGCGGTGACGGCATCGGTGCGGGCAAAGGAGATGCTGGCCCGGCCGGATGTGGTCGGGGCCATCTCCTCCCTGAACCGGATGCTGCTGCCTGATACCGCGCCGGACGAATTGAAAAAGAGCCTGGACATCACCACCATTGGGGTAGACCGGACCGCGGGGGACGGGGACCTGGTGCCCTGCGGGGACCTTGACCTGGAGATGATAGAGGTCCCCGGCCATTCCTCCTGTTCCATGGCGGTGTATATCCCGGCCGAAAAGGTGCTCAGCCCATCGGATGCCGGCGGGATTCCCTACGGGGAGGATATCTTTGCCGCAGCCAATTCCAATTTTGACGCATACCAGGCCAGCCTTGAAAAGATGGCGGCCTATGAGGTTGAGGTGGTGCTGGCTGAACATTACGGGGCCGTGGCCGGAGACGCGGGCCGGGGATTCATGGCAAAATCCATTGTCCGGGCCCGGGAGATGCGGGCCCTGCTTGAGGAGACCTACGGCCGTTGCCGGGATGAGAAAAAGGCGGTGGCGGCACTCCTGGAAGAGATTTCCAGCCGGGCATCGGGATATTTTCTGCCCCGGGAGGTGATGGAGATGGTGCTGGGCCAGATGGTCCGGTTCATGGCAAAACAGTTCGGAGACCGGAAATGAAGGGGCCGGCCGCCGGCCGCTCCAGGGAACTGCTGGCCGCACACATGGAAAAGGCAAGGTCCCTGCTGGACGATTTCCTGGAGAACCACGGGGTGAGCCTGCCCGTGCTGGGAAAGGCCATGGAGGAGTTTACCCACACCGTATTCGATCTCCCCGAAGAAACGGCCTGCCAGGCAGGTTGCGCCCATTGCTGCCATCTTAGAGTGGGGCTGTCCATCCCTGAGCTGCTGGTGATTTTTTATGAGCTCCAGGGCCAGGCCACCCCCGAGGGCCTGGTATATTTTAGGTCCAGGATACAGGAGATCCTCTCCAAGGGAGATACCCTGACCGAAACGTTCTGGCATGAATCCCGGACACCCTGCCCCTTTCTGGATGACCGGCGCCGCTGCCTGATCTATGCCATCCGCCCCTTTTCCTGCCGGGCCTACCACTCCACGGACGAGGCGGTCTGCCGGCAGGGCTTTGAGCAGGGGCGGGAGGTCCGGGTGCCCTGTTTCCCCCTTTACCGGGCCTGCACGGACATGTATTCCTCTGTCTTTATCAAGGTGCTGGCGGACAAGGGCTTTCCCTCGTTCCAGGTGGGGCTGGTCAAGGGGCTGGATATATTGTTCAGCGACGACACGGCAGCCCGGCGCTGGCTGGCGAAGGAGGATGTGTTTTCAGGGGCCGGACTCTAACCCTTAACGCCTTTAACAAAGTTTCTGATGAGACGGCCGGCCAGGGTATAGCTGTCGGGAATCAGGGGAAGGTCGCCCGCATTGAACCAGGCGGCTTCGGCGATTTCTCCGGGATCGATTTTAATCTCCCCGCCCCGGTATTCCGCAGTGAAACCGATCATGAGGCTGTCCGGGAAGGGCCAGGGCTGGCTTTGTGAATACCGGACACGGTCCACCCGGATTTGGGTTTCCTCGTAGACCTCTCTTCTGACGCATTCTTCAAGGGTTTCCGAGGGGGAAACAAAGCCGGCCAGTACCGAAAACATCTCCTTATTGGGAAAATTGACCCCGCGGGCCAGGAGAATTTCATCCCCCCGGGTGACGGACATGATCACGGCCGGGGATATCCTGGGGTAGGCGGTCTGGCCGCAGGCGGGGCAGATCCTTGCATGCTCGCCGGTTTTGGGTTGGGTGGGGGTGCTGCATCTGCCGCAGAATTTGAAATTGGTATGGAGGTCCAGGACCTGGCGGCCGTACCCCAGGGCCAGCCTGAGGCCCTCATCGGCCCGGTTGAAAAAGGACCTGAGCCTGATACGGGAAAAGGGCGGTACCGGGTCTTTCCAGAATTCAGGATGCGGGGCCGCACAATAACAGGGCATTTTTCCCAGATATCCGAAAAAGTAACTGGGGGCGTGGCAGAGGGCCGCGGCCTCCTCCCTCTCCAGGCAGGGGAGGGTTTCTCCGGGGGCGGCCGCCATATACAGGTCGTCCAGGAGAACGTAAAAGGCCTTGCCCCGGCCAGGGACCGGCCCGGGGAGTGATGCGCTAAAGTTCATGGGCTCTGGTACCACAGCAGGCCGGTTCTGTCCAGTCTCTTCCGGGCACAGGGCCATCACCGTTTTGTGGCCGATGGCAATCCTAACCCGTTTCGCTGATATTCGCAGTACCTGGCATTGATAGCTTTCTCAGGGTCAGAAAATAAAGCGCTGCAACGACAATTCCCTTTAAAACACTGCTGATGCTGATGCACCACCATACGCCGGCATAGGCAAATGCCGTATAATTGACCACAAACAGCGCCGCAGGCACCCTAAGCCCCGTGAAAAGGACACTCGTAATCGAAGGTGGTTTTGATTTGCCCAGTCCGTAAAACCCTCCGGCAGAAGTGATTTCAATGCACATAAAAATCTGCGAAACTGCCAGTATTTTAAGGTAAAGGACGCCGGTGTCACGCATCTCAATTTCTTTTGTGAACAAAGAAAAAACCGCTTCTCCAAAGAAGAAAAACGCAATGGTTGCAATCAGGCCGAGACTCAGACTCAAAAGAAGAATGATGTAATACCCTTTCCTGATTCTGTCATAGTTTGCAGCCCCGTAGTTCTGACCGGTAAAAGCGCCAAGTGCTGTGGAAAAGCCAAGGGCCGTGTTCCATGACAGCGCCTCGATGCCTGCACCCACATTCTGAACGCCCAAAGGGATCGTCCCGTATGCAGAGACGATTCTTCCGATGCACATGGAGAACAGGCAGAAGGCCACCGAATGGATGGTTATGGGAATTCCGATTTTAAAAATCCGCCTGAGAACTTTTTTAATCAAGGGGTTAAACAGTTGAATACCCGGAATCACGGAGTTGCGTGATTTCAACTTGAATATGAATATGGAAAACACAAGCGTATTTGCGATCACAGTGGCGATGGCAGCCCCCAGGGCACCCAGCGCCGGGATAAACATGAATCCAAAAATAAAAATGGGATCCAAAATAATGTTTACCCCAAGCCCCATGGAATTGACAATAAAGGGGGTTTTACTGTTGCCAAACCCGATATGAATGGCACTGAGGACCGGGTTGATCACGGCAAAGCACATTCCAAAAGAGACGATTCTCAGGTAGGAAACAGCCTTGGTCATGACATCTGCTTCCAGGGTGAAAAACTGAAGCAGGGTTCCGGAAAAAACAAGGATAAGCAGGTTTAATAGTATGGAACCATAAAGGCTGATCGTCAGCGCATTTTCCGATACCTGCCTTGCCATGGTCATATCTTTTCTGCCGACGGCCTGGGAGACCAGGGCTTCAGTCCCTGATTTCGTACAATAAAAAATGGACATCAGAAGCCAGAGGAAGAATCCCGCTGTGGTGACGGCCGTAACCGTTGCAGGCCCTGTCCTGCCGAGCCATATGACGTCGGTCAGGTTATAGGCCATCTGAATGAAGGATGTGCCTATAATCGGTAGGGAAAGTTTAATCAGTTTTGATAATATGGGCCCTTGGGTTAAATCTGTTCCGTGCCTCATGCTGCCTTCTCTTCAATTGCAAAAACAGGAAAAATGGAGTTGATAGGCCTGGGGTTCCTCACCTTCGGCTTAAGAGTCATCATCCAACGATAATTGCCGGAACAATAAATAGCAGATTAAGAACAAAATGGTAAGACACGATGCCCCTTTAAACATCAAATTCACCAAGGATGAAATCAACTCTGAAATTCCTTTACACAGGTCAGGAATGTTGATATGGGGGCGGCAGATATAAATAGTATAGTCGCGGCAAAGCCGATGAACCAAATTGGGGCCGCTTGGAAAGTGAGGATAATGAATCTCAAACGGATAATACGGTGGCTTGCAGTTGGCGCAATAGGCGTACCTGTCATATTTTCTCTTATTTTTGTGGGACTGCTTGAAATAACCGAGAGACAATGGTTGGGCAAGGCACCCGAGCATGGGGCGACCAATGTCCGTCTGTTGGAGACACATCAGATCTCCCTGCTGGATGTCGGCATGGACTCCCTGGCCACCCGGCTTCAGGTGATTGAGCAGGCAAAACGCTCCATCGACCTTGAATTCTTTATCTATGAACTGGACACCGCGAGCAGGCTCATTAGTAATGCGCTTGCCCGCAGAGCCAGAGAAGGCCTGCAGGTCCGGGTGCTTGTCGATTTTGCCCGTCCGGTTTTCAAACTGAGGCCGGTCTTTGCCCGAAAATTACAGGCCGCCGGTGTTCAGGTCCGCTATTATAATACTGCAGGGCTCCTGCGTTTTTTTAGCGTACAGCACAGAACTCACAGAAAGATGCTGGTAGCCGACAACGAGATAGCGATCGTGGGCGGGCGAAATATTGGAGATGATTATTTCGACCTCTCCCATGACTACAATTTTATTGATAGCGATATTTGGATAAAAGGAAACATTGTTGGATCAATTGCAAAGAGCTTTGACCTGTATTGGGCTTCTGAGTGGACGGAGCCGCCACAGTATGAAAAAGGAGAAATCAGCGATGAAGAGCTGCTCCGACAGGCCGACGACAAAGAGGACGCTCTTGCCTGGATCCGGGATGAAGATGGGGATGAAACGCTGAGGCAGGCACTTCTTGATCGCCGGGCCATGTCGAAAATCCACGAGTGCTCGGATGTTCAATTCATCACGGATCATCCCGGTTCAGGGGTCGAGAATAGAGTTGTCTATCGTGCCATGGTTGAACTTGCCCGGGAGGCGAAACAGATCATACGGTTGGAGACCCCCTATTTTATTTTGAGAAAGGATGGACTGGAAGACCTTCGTAATGTCAGCCGGCGGGGCGTCACACTGGATGTCCTTACCAACAGTCTGTATTCGACAGATGCTTATTATACCGTCGCCGCTCTGCTGCCAACGCTGGACGAGCTGAAAGAATTGCCCACACTGAATCTTTTCGCCTATAAGGGAGGGGAGCTGGTTAAACAAAACGGTAATTCCAAACACGCCCAAAAAAAAGTTGTGCGTTGGGGGGTGCATGCCAAAAGAGCCATCATCGACGATCAAGTCCTCGTTGTAGGGACCTATAATATTGATCCCCGATCAGCCAATCTCAATTCCGAACTCGTTATCGTCTGCAGGGGAAACACAGATTTGGCAAGGGAGGCAACCCGGAGCTTTGAACTGCGAAGAGGTGCCGCCCGGCATATTATCGGAGGCATGAACGCTTCAGGGGCACAGGGCCTGGTGGCTGATGTGGAAAAGGAGAAGCGTTGGATGACCTATGGGATCATGCCCTTTGCCATATTGTTTGACTTTCTTCTCTGATGCGTCAAAAATCTACCAAATTTCCTCGACGGCAACATATTGGGGCAGGTTTTCCCATTGAAGCGTCCTTGTATGCCGGATGATGCGGATGCTCTGAACGCAAATAAATTATCCTGTCTTTTTCCCAGAGCATTAAATTGATTGTCGCATTTTTTTTCTGCCTGAAAATAAAAAGAGATTTGATAATGAATAAAAAATTTGATAGCAGAGACAATCTCTTAGTAACCACCATGAAAAGGGTTTGATAATATGTCTTTCAAGTTTGTACTATTATTTTCACTGACTGTATTTATTGCCTCAATCATACCGGGGCCGAGCATGTTATTGGCTTTAACTCACGGTATGCGTTACGGGGCCAGACGAACTATGGCATCCGCTATGGGAAATGTGACGGTCACATTGATTCAAGCATCTGTTTCCATTATCGGCCTGGGAACAGTTTTAATTGCTTCTGAAACAATATTCCAATTCATCAAGTGGGCGGGGGCTGCATATCTTATCTATATGGGTATAAGCATGCTATGTTCATCAGAAAAATTACTCTCGCCAGGAGAATTAAGTCAATACGATAAACGTGACTCCTTATTAAGGATGTATCTGCAGGCTGCCTTTGTTACTGCAGGGAACCCCAAAGCAATTATATTTTTTGCCGCAGTCTTTCCCCAGTTCATCAAGACGGATGCCGCCTATCTGGTTCAATCCTGCATACTTTTAGGAACTTGTGCACTTATTGCATTCTGCTGCTTTATGATTTATGCAATAGGCGGTCAGAAAATCGCCTCACTGTTTTCCAAAGCCGCAGTTGGGAAATATATAAAAAAAATTGCCGGAGGTACTTTTATCGGAGCAGGTATTGGCCTTGCAGTGAGTCATGAATAAATACATCACTCGGCGCTACACATAGGCGAAAATTAGTCCGCTTCGCTGCCCACCTTAACCTTCTTATTTCGGAGAGCTTGTCTTCAAGAATCAGTTTAATACTGGATTGATTCTGACTTTGTTAACTGATTTGGTTGCCTATAGCCTTGGTCGGTGATTGTGTTTTTTTAAATCTGATGACGTATCAAGGGAGTTATGGGTGATAAACCCTGACATCAATTGGAGAAGTTTATGGAAAAGATAATCATAATACAACATTGCCAATCAGAGCATCATATCAATAATTTAACTGGTGGATGGACGGATACACCATTAACTGAGACAGGGAAAACTCAGGCCGATCAAATTAGTAAACGGATTTGTAATATTCAAAATATTTCTCAATACAAATTTATCTCTTCAGATTTATTACGAGCAAAACAAACAGCAGAAATTATTCATAATTGTATCAAACTTCCCTTTATTGAGGATAAACGATTACGAGAAATAAATAATGGAGATGCTGCATGGAAAACTAAAGATTGGGCAAAGAATAACAGAAATCCGCGGAGCAAAGAAAGTTTTGATATAAATTATCGAGAATATAAAAATGGAGAAACTTGGATAGATTTTTTTTACAGAATTGCTGAATTTATGGATATGCTTTGTTCCTTAAATGAAAGCTCAGCTATTTTAGTTACTCATGGCTGTGCTTTGAATTATATAATTGCATGGTGGTTAAATTTTGATTTAAAATTACTTGAGAAATCATATTTTTCAGCAAGTCCTGGAAGCATTTCAATATTGGATACAAACTCTTATGGTCAACATGCATTAAAACTGATGAACTGTACAAAGCACTTATGATAGAAGGATTTGTACAATGATGGTATTCATGTAATAGTCGGTTCATTGAATGTTGTAAACAGGGCAGGCATTGATAACACCCCTCAGACTTATTGAATTATGATGTATCCTGAATGGCGGTTAGATTTAAGGCCACCTCTAATAATCGTCTTTTGTTTCGATTTCTTCGTTGCAGGATCTTTGGCATATTTTCTGCTTTCTGCAAGCCCCCCTGAAAACAAAGTTGCCCTTCAAGACCTTTTCAAACCCGTTACTTCTTCCCTTTCCAGAGTATTTTTCTAACCTCTTCTTGTTGAATTTTTAAATTAAAACAGATTATAATTCAACATACAGTACTGTTTGCCGTGCTTAGAGTTTTATGAAATTACCCACATATCCGAACCGTAACAGCTAAAAAATTGCAGGTGACGCGTATGAAAATTCGCATAATAATGTTTTTAGTTTCCCTTGGAATTCTTGATGCTTTCTCCGCCAGTCCTTCAAAGACTCAAATTATCCGATTGGTACAGAATGAACGTTTTCCAATGGCATCGGCAAGTCTCCCCTATGGCGGGTTTGCATGCAGGGTTGCTAAAGAAGCCTTTGCACTTCACGGACATAAAATGACCATTGCCTGGCATCCTACGAAACGGGTACTGATAATGGTGAAAAAAGGC encodes:
- a CDS encoding L-2-amino-thiazoline-4-carboxylic acid hydrolase, with product MLTRRETEARILIPVIESLGEALGRDRVVEIVSQTIMGIARDQGRELAAAMGGNTPDHFREALKFWTRDNALEIKVDEISDTRLKFRVTRCRYAEMYRALGAAGLGQVFSCNRDGALMEGFNPGARMIRPATIMAGNDCCEFDYQFPEPGQENI
- a CDS encoding MBL fold metallo-hydrolase, with protein sequence MRIEQPGPVTPRITLLGRNESCVYLVDGGDEYALLGGGMTYIVPDILRQIDELGVDPEKIRRLVIHHSHFDHVGIVPRLKALWPWMAVTASVRAKEMLARPDVVGAISSLNRMLLPDTAPDELKKSLDITTIGVDRTAGDGDLVPCGDLDLEMIEVPGHSSCSMAVYIPAEKVLSPSDAGGIPYGEDIFAAANSNFDAYQASLEKMAAYEVEVVLAEHYGAVAGDAGRGFMAKSIVRAREMRALLEETYGRCRDEKKAVAALLEEISSRASGYFLPREVMEMVLGQMVRFMAKQFGDRK
- the hrpB gene encoding ATP-dependent helicase HrpB, whose product is MTMPSGIDLLPPGLEKMAGVAALPVVDVLPELDRALAVRKRALVQAPPGAGKTTLVPLALQNRPWLEKKKIIMLEPRRLAARACAAHMAGLLGEKPGQTVGFQVRMDRCIGPATRVEIITEGILTRRIQSDPGLEGVGLLIFDEFHERHIHGDLGLALSLEAAEVFNPDLRILVMSATMDTRALSTMMADAPVIHSEGKTWPVTTHYLEGVPGPATGQAGRAGRFRARPGDKAGEILGPCFRTVVNALGQEEGDILVFLPGAAQIRAMADALGEKLKGDKTIGVHPLFGNLPPAAQASAIAPSPPGRRKIVLATPIAETSLTIQGVRVVVDSGLANAPRFSPGRGMTRLETLAVSKASADQRRGRAGRTGPGVCYRLWSRHLHQGLVPFNRPEILNADLAPLALELARWGVADPGDLKWLDLPPQTSFKAAVTLLKQLEALDGQGRITAHGQALTEAGTHPRLAHMILKGKDLGKGFTACCLAALVEERDFVSPGRAAADPDAGLRLEILDGLARKGRREGAGVHLSRAKGVLDRAGQLAKQFRIKERKIDTAGAGRLLAFAWPERIAKKRSPGSLAYLAASGAGLFFRSDNPVSSREFMVAVHVDGNPKNAAVFLAAAYDADDLERDFAGAVDIQDRVFWNREKGAVSALSRTLYGRLVLRERPMARPDPAAVKSALIQGIADAGPASLAWPKAAAAFRLRVGFLRTLDDPVFKGLPDLSDGGLAGSLETWLGPFLDGITSLAGLKQVDLDGALKGLFSWEQLQLVDAHAPTHITVPSGSRIPIRYGDENGPLASPVLAVRLQEMFGLTATPALARGRVPLTLHLLSPASRPVQITRDLANFWRHTYKEVKKDLMGRYPKHYWPEDPENAVPTARAKPRKK
- a CDS encoding MATE family efflux transporter, encoding MAYNLTDVIWLGRTGPATVTAVTTAGFFLWLLMSIFYCTKSGTEALVSQAVGRKDMTMARQVSENALTISLYGSILLNLLILVFSGTLLQFFTLEADVMTKAVSYLRIVSFGMCFAVINPVLSAIHIGFGNSKTPFIVNSMGLGVNIILDPIFIFGFMFIPALGALGAAIATVIANTLVFSIFIFKLKSRNSVIPGIQLFNPLIKKVLRRIFKIGIPITIHSVAFCLFSMCIGRIVSAYGTIPLGVQNVGAGIEALSWNTALGFSTALGAFTGQNYGAANYDRIRKGYYIILLLSLSLGLIATIAFFFFGEAVFSLFTKEIEMRDTGVLYLKILAVSQIFMCIEITSAGGFYGLGKSKPPSITSVLFTGLRVPAALFVVNYTAFAYAGVWWCISISSVLKGIVVAALYFLTLRKLSMPGTANISETG
- the nudC gene encoding NAD(+) diphosphatase is translated as MNFSASLPGPVPGRGKAFYVLLDDLYMAAAPGETLPCLEREEAAALCHAPSYFFGYLGKMPCYCAAPHPEFWKDPVPPFSRIRLRSFFNRADEGLRLALGYGRQVLDLHTNFKFCGRCSTPTQPKTGEHARICPACGQTAYPRISPAVIMSVTRGDEILLARGVNFPNKEMFSVLAGFVSPSETLEECVRREVYEETQIRVDRVRYSQSQPWPFPDSLMIGFTAEYRGGEIKIDPGEIAEAAWFNAGDLPLIPDSYTLAGRLIRNFVKGVKG
- a CDS encoding YkgJ family cysteine cluster protein, whose product is MKGPAAGRSRELLAAHMEKARSLLDDFLENHGVSLPVLGKAMEEFTHTVFDLPEETACQAGCAHCCHLRVGLSIPELLVIFYELQGQATPEGLVYFRSRIQEILSKGDTLTETFWHESRTPCPFLDDRRRCLIYAIRPFSCRAYHSTDEAVCRQGFEQGREVRVPCFPLYRACTDMYSSVFIKVLADKGFPSFQVGLVKGLDILFSDDTAARRWLAKEDVFSGAGL